The following coding sequences are from one Rhizobiaceae bacterium window:
- a CDS encoding FAD-dependent oxidoreductase, producing MKLHAQVVVIGGGVVGCSVLYHLARAGWTDVVLLERDELTSGSTWHAAGGMHTINGDPNVAKLQKYTIDLYKEIEELSGQATGVHITGGVLLAATEARMDWLRGVVAKGRYLGLDLEEISAEEAHRLMPLIDPKQFVGAVRNSEDGHLDPAGVTHAYAKAARKLGAEVERFTKVEDIKRLPDGSWQVVTNKGNVVAQHVVNAGGLWAREVGRMVGLELPVLAMEHMYLITEDMPEVAEINASTGKEVIHAVDFDGELYLRQERGGMLMGTYERANKPWSEHETPWNFGHELLEPDIDRIAPSLEVGFRHFPAFQKAGIKQIINGPFTFAPDGNPLVGPVRGLPGFWVACGVMAGFSQGGGVGLALSNWMIDGDPGFDIWAMDVARYGDWASMRYTNAKVRENYSRRFSIRFPNEELPAGRMLRTTPVYDLLSARGAQFGVAYGLEVPLWYAPEGVKDEFSWRRSTDFEHVGREVRTVREGVGLSEISSFAKYRVTGPGAAEWLDRMLACKLPAPGRMTLAPMLKEDGKLVGDFTLANLGPAKYPVTGVLSESPEWMIFGSGIAEQYHTRWFEQHLPADGSVAVEALGQKLVGLSIAGPKARDVLAKLTRDDVSNAAFPFMAIRRMDAGMAPAIVGRVSYTGDLGYEIWMEPEYQRHVFHMVMEAGAEFGIGLFGGRALNSLRLEKNYGSWAREYRPIYGPLEAGLDRFVAYNKPADFIGKAGASAEKASGGRLRLRAFVMDAADADVIGDEAIWFGGKVQGWVTSGGYAHNARQSVALGYVPKEIADETDGFEIELLGKRHAARLQPIPLFDADMKRLRG from the coding sequence ATGAAATTGCATGCACAGGTCGTGGTCATCGGCGGAGGCGTTGTCGGCTGCTCGGTGCTCTACCATCTGGCGCGCGCCGGCTGGACGGACGTCGTGCTGCTGGAGCGCGACGAACTGACGTCCGGCTCCACGTGGCACGCCGCCGGCGGCATGCATACGATCAACGGCGATCCCAACGTCGCCAAGCTGCAGAAATACACGATCGACCTTTACAAGGAGATCGAGGAGCTTTCGGGACAGGCGACCGGCGTGCACATTACCGGCGGCGTGCTGCTCGCCGCCACCGAGGCGCGGATGGACTGGCTGCGCGGAGTCGTCGCCAAGGGCCGCTATCTCGGCCTCGATCTCGAAGAGATCTCCGCGGAAGAAGCGCATCGGCTGATGCCGCTGATCGATCCAAAGCAGTTCGTCGGGGCGGTGCGCAATTCCGAAGACGGCCATCTCGACCCGGCCGGCGTCACCCACGCCTATGCCAAGGCTGCGCGCAAGCTGGGCGCGGAGGTCGAGCGCTTCACCAAGGTGGAGGACATCAAGCGCCTGCCGGACGGATCATGGCAGGTGGTGACGAACAAGGGCAATGTGGTCGCGCAGCATGTGGTGAATGCGGGCGGCCTGTGGGCGCGCGAGGTCGGCCGCATGGTCGGGCTGGAACTGCCGGTTCTCGCCATGGAGCACATGTATCTCATCACCGAGGACATGCCGGAGGTCGCCGAGATCAACGCCTCGACCGGCAAGGAAGTGATCCATGCCGTCGATTTCGACGGCGAGCTTTACCTGCGCCAGGAGCGCGGTGGCATGCTCATGGGCACCTATGAAAGGGCGAACAAGCCGTGGTCGGAGCATGAGACTCCATGGAATTTCGGCCATGAACTGCTGGAGCCCGACATCGACCGCATCGCGCCCTCGCTGGAAGTCGGCTTTCGACACTTTCCGGCGTTCCAGAAGGCGGGCATCAAGCAGATCATCAACGGCCCCTTCACCTTCGCGCCGGACGGCAATCCGCTGGTCGGCCCGGTGCGCGGCCTGCCGGGCTTCTGGGTCGCCTGCGGCGTCATGGCGGGTTTTTCGCAGGGCGGCGGCGTCGGTCTGGCGCTCTCCAACTGGATGATCGACGGCGATCCGGGATTCGACATCTGGGCTATGGATGTCGCGCGCTACGGCGACTGGGCGTCGATGCGCTACACCAACGCCAAGGTGCGCGAGAACTATTCGCGGCGCTTCTCCATCCGTTTTCCGAACGAGGAGTTGCCGGCCGGCCGCATGCTCAGGACCACGCCGGTCTACGACCTTCTCTCGGCACGCGGCGCGCAGTTCGGCGTCGCCTACGGGCTGGAGGTGCCGCTCTGGTACGCGCCGGAGGGCGTGAAGGACGAGTTCTCGTGGCGCCGCTCGACCGACTTCGAGCATGTCGGCAGGGAAGTGCGCACCGTGCGCGAAGGCGTCGGCTTGTCGGAAATCTCCAGCTTTGCGAAGTATCGGGTCACCGGCCCGGGCGCAGCCGAATGGCTCGACCGGATGCTCGCCTGCAAGCTGCCCGCGCCGGGGCGCATGACGCTTGCGCCGATGCTCAAGGAAGACGGCAAGCTGGTCGGCGATTTCACGCTGGCCAATCTGGGGCCGGCAAAATATCCGGTGACGGGCGTCCTCTCGGAATCCCCCGAATGGATGATCTTCGGCTCCGGCATCGCCGAGCAGTACCATACGCGCTGGTTCGAGCAGCATCTGCCGGCTGACGGCTCCGTCGCCGTCGAGGCGCTGGGCCAGAAACTCGTCGGCCTGTCAATCGCAGGCCCGAAGGCGCGGGATGTTCTGGCGAAGCTTACCCGCGACGACGTTTCCAACGCCGCGTTCCCCTTTATGGCGATCCGGCGGATGGATGCGGGCATGGCGCCCGCCATCGTCGGCCGCGTCAGCTACACGGGCGATCTCGGCTACGAGATCTGGATGGAGCCGGAATACCAGCGTCATGTCTTTCACATGGTGATGGAGGCAGGCGCGGAATTCGGCATCGGCCTGTTCGGCGGCCGGGCTCTCAATTCCCTGCGGCTCGAAAAGAACTACGGCTCGTGGGCGCGCGAATACCGGCCGATCTATGGCCCGTTGGAAGCCGGTCTCGATCGCTTCGTCGCTTACAACAAGCCGGCGGATTTCATCGGCAAGGCCGGCGCGTCGGCCGAAAAGGCAAGCGGCGGCAGGCTGCGGCTCAGGGCCTTCGTCATGGATGCGGCGGACGCCGACGTGATCGGCGACGAGGCTATCTGGTTCGGCGGCAAGGTGCAGGGCTGGGTGACGTCCGGCGGCTACGCCCACAATGCGCGGCAATCGGTGGCGCTCGGCTATGTGCCGAAGGAGATCGCCGACGAAACGGACGGCTTCGAGATCGAACTGCTCGGCAAGCGTCACGCCGCGCGCCTGCAGCCCATTCCGCTGTTCGACGCGGACATGAAGCGCTTGCGCGGATGA
- a CDS encoding cation:proton antiporter: protein MHHDTSLIAIVAIGFVLAAIFGYIADRLRLPTLVGYLVAGVCVGPFTPGFVADPALAGQLAELGVILLMFGVGLHFSVSDLLAVRGLAVPGAIGQIVVATLLGMGLSSLWGWTTGEAIVFGLSLSVASTVVLLKALEQGNLVSTPMGRAAIGWLIVEDLAMVLALVLLPAFAEMLGGHPISADGGHDAGAGGQSVLLVLGVTLIKVAAFTALAVALGPKIVPGILTRAARTGSRELFTLTVLAIALGIAFGAAAAFGVSFALGAFFAGVVMSESHLSHRAAANSLPLQDAFSVLFFVSIGMLFNPMVIVEAPGKVLGVLAIIMIGKSIVAVAIVLLLRYPVGMALGIGASLAQVGEFSFILAGLGIAHGLLSEEGQDLILAGALLSVTLNPLALLAAGIAQKWMQTSGPSGWSGFGRAKLRALVHDLEVARAAAEAREHEQERQITELLGTFPLFSRIDKSGQEELLLLFRPQTAAPGDRIIRAGDRGTTMYFITSGKIDVTVHGKVFRLDAGSFFGEMALLSGERRTADVTAVDFCQLLVLERRDFNQFMSRHPELREAVNEMADRRKALNLQGSAGEA, encoded by the coding sequence GTGCACCACGACACCAGCTTGATAGCGATTGTCGCGATCGGCTTCGTGCTGGCCGCCATCTTCGGCTACATCGCTGACAGGCTCAGGCTCCCGACGCTGGTCGGCTATCTCGTGGCCGGCGTTTGTGTCGGTCCGTTCACGCCGGGCTTCGTCGCTGATCCCGCACTGGCCGGCCAGTTGGCCGAACTCGGTGTCATCCTGCTCATGTTCGGCGTGGGCCTTCACTTTTCCGTCTCCGACCTTCTTGCCGTTCGAGGTCTGGCCGTGCCCGGCGCCATCGGCCAGATCGTCGTGGCGACGCTTCTCGGCATGGGACTTTCCTCCCTTTGGGGCTGGACGACGGGCGAGGCCATCGTCTTCGGTCTGAGCCTTTCCGTGGCGAGCACGGTGGTGCTGCTCAAGGCGCTTGAACAAGGCAATCTCGTTTCGACGCCCATGGGCCGCGCCGCGATCGGCTGGCTCATCGTGGAAGACCTTGCCATGGTGCTTGCGCTGGTGCTGCTGCCGGCCTTCGCGGAAATGCTCGGTGGTCATCCGATCTCCGCCGATGGTGGGCACGATGCAGGAGCCGGCGGACAATCGGTGTTGCTGGTTCTGGGCGTCACGCTGATCAAGGTTGCCGCCTTCACGGCGCTTGCCGTCGCGCTTGGCCCGAAGATCGTGCCGGGCATCCTGACGCGCGCGGCACGAACCGGGTCGCGGGAGCTTTTTACGCTGACCGTGCTTGCGATCGCCTTGGGAATCGCCTTCGGCGCCGCCGCGGCGTTCGGCGTTTCCTTCGCGCTCGGCGCGTTCTTCGCCGGCGTGGTCATGAGCGAGTCGCATCTCAGCCATCGCGCGGCGGCGAATTCGCTGCCGTTGCAGGACGCGTTCTCGGTCCTGTTCTTCGTATCGATCGGCATGCTCTTCAACCCGATGGTCATCGTCGAGGCGCCGGGCAAGGTGCTAGGGGTTCTGGCCATTATCATGATCGGCAAGTCGATCGTCGCGGTCGCGATCGTATTGCTGCTGAGGTATCCGGTCGGCATGGCGCTCGGCATCGGAGCCAGTCTCGCGCAGGTCGGCGAGTTTTCGTTCATCCTCGCCGGTCTGGGCATCGCGCACGGGCTGCTGTCGGAGGAGGGGCAGGACCTCATCCTGGCGGGTGCGCTGCTGTCGGTCACCCTGAACCCGTTGGCTCTTCTTGCGGCCGGTATCGCTCAAAAATGGATGCAGACGAGCGGGCCGTCGGGCTGGTCCGGCTTCGGCAGGGCGAAGCTCCGGGCGCTCGTCCATGACCTGGAGGTTGCGCGCGCGGCGGCCGAGGCGCGCGAGCACGAACAGGAGCGCCAGATTACCGAACTCCTCGGCACCTTTCCGTTGTTTTCCAGGATCGACAAATCGGGACAGGAGGAACTTCTGCTGCTGTTCAGGCCGCAGACGGCCGCGCCGGGAGACCGCATCATCCGGGCCGGAGATCGCGGTACAACCATGTACTTCATCACTTCCGGCAAGATCGACGTGACCGTGCACGGAAAAGTCTTCCGCCTCGATGCCGGCAGCTTCTTCGGTGAGATGGCGCTGCTCAGCGGCGAGCGGCGGACCGCCGACGTGACCGCCGTCGATTTCTGCCAGTTGCTGGTGCTGGAGCGGCGCGACTTCAACCAGTTCATGTCGCGTCATCCGGAGCTGCGGGAAGCTGTGAACGAGATGGCCGACCGCCGCAAGGCGCTCAATCTGCAGGGAAGCGCCGGCGAAGCGTGA
- a CDS encoding aspartate aminotransferase family protein, producing MSNRLKVTPNDLSAFWMPFTANRQFKQAPRMFVSAKDMHYTTTDGRKVLDGTAGLWCVNAGHCRPKITEAIQQQAAELDYAPAFQMGHPIVFEFANRLVDIAPAGMDHVFFTNSGSESVETALKIALAYHRVKGDGSRFRLIGRERGYHGVNFGGISVGGIVTNRKMFGTLLTGVDHLPHTHLPAKNAFSKGEPEHGADLADELERIVTLHDASTIAAVIVEPMAGSTGVLIPPKGYLQRLRDICTKHGILLIFDEVITGFGRLGTPFAADYFGVTPDIITTAKGVTNGVIPMGAVFVKKEIHDAFMNGPEHLIEFFHGYTYSGNPIACAAGLGTLDTYKEEGLLTRAAELAPHFEEALHSLKGEPHVIDIRNIGLVGAIELQPIAGQPTKRAFSAFVKAFERGALIRTTGDIIALSPPLIITKGQIDELVDHVREVLRMID from the coding sequence ATGTCGAACCGCCTGAAAGTCACGCCCAACGATCTGAGCGCCTTCTGGATGCCCTTCACTGCCAATCGGCAGTTCAAGCAGGCGCCGCGCATGTTCGTGTCCGCCAAGGACATGCATTACACCACGACCGACGGCCGCAAGGTGCTCGACGGCACGGCCGGGCTCTGGTGCGTGAATGCCGGCCACTGCCGGCCGAAGATCACGGAAGCGATCCAGCAGCAGGCAGCCGAACTCGACTATGCCCCGGCCTTCCAGATGGGGCATCCGATCGTGTTCGAGTTCGCCAACCGCCTGGTCGATATCGCGCCGGCCGGCATGGACCACGTCTTCTTCACCAATTCGGGCTCCGAATCGGTGGAAACGGCGCTGAAGATAGCGCTCGCCTATCATCGCGTGAAAGGCGACGGCTCGCGCTTCCGGCTGATCGGGCGCGAGCGCGGCTATCACGGCGTGAACTTCGGCGGCATCTCGGTCGGCGGCATCGTCACCAATCGCAAGATGTTCGGCACGCTGCTGACCGGCGTCGATCATCTGCCGCACACGCACCTTCCGGCCAAGAACGCCTTCTCGAAGGGCGAGCCCGAGCATGGCGCCGATCTGGCAGACGAGCTGGAACGCATCGTCACGCTGCATGACGCATCGACCATCGCCGCCGTCATCGTCGAGCCGATGGCCGGCTCGACCGGCGTGCTCATCCCGCCGAAGGGCTACCTCCAGCGCCTGCGCGACATCTGCACCAAGCACGGCATCCTGCTGATCTTCGACGAGGTCATCACCGGATTCGGCCGTCTCGGCACGCCTTTCGCCGCAGACTACTTCGGCGTGACGCCGGACATCATCACCACGGCCAAGGGCGTCACCAACGGCGTCATTCCGATGGGGGCGGTGTTCGTGAAGAAGGAAATCCACGACGCCTTCATGAACGGGCCGGAGCACCTGATCGAATTCTTCCACGGCTATACCTATTCGGGCAATCCGATCGCCTGCGCGGCCGGCCTCGGCACGCTCGACACCTACAAGGAAGAGGGGCTGCTCACCCGCGCGGCCGAGCTTGCTCCGCATTTCGAGGAAGCGCTGCATTCGCTCAAGGGTGAGCCGCATGTCATCGACATCCGCAATATCGGCCTCGTCGGCGCTATCGAGTTGCAGCCGATCGCCGGACAGCCTACGAAGCGTGCGTTCTCGGCCTTCGTGAAGGCGTTCGAGCGCGGCGCGCTGATCCGCACCACAGGCGACATCATCGCGCTGTCGCCGCCGCTGATCATCACGAAGGGACAGATCGACGAACTGGTCGACCATGTGCGCGAAGTGCTGCGCATGATCGACTGA
- a CDS encoding Zn-dependent hydrolase — MAAPGENLRINPDRLWDSLMEMAKIGPGVAGGNNRQTLTDEDAEGRRLFQKWCEDAGLTLGVDKMGTMFATRPGTDPDALPVYVGSHLDTQPTGGKYDGVLGVLAGLEVVRSMNDLGIRTKHPIVVTNWTNEEGARFAPAMVASGVFAGAITLDYAYSRQDLDGKIFSDELKRIGWLGDEEVGARKMHAYFEYHIEQGPILEAETKQIGVVTHCQGLWWLEFTLTGREAHTGSTPMAMRVNAGLAMARIFEMVQAVAMENQPGAVGGVGQVKFTPNSRNVLPGKVVFTVDIRTPDQAKLDRMRATIETKAKAICNELGVGCSVEAVGHFDPVTFDPTLVGRVRSAAEKLGYTHMDIISGAGHDACWAAKVAPATMIFCPCVGGLSHNEAEEISRDWAAGGCDVLLHAVLETAEIVTD, encoded by the coding sequence ATGGCGGCGCCAGGCGAGAATTTGCGGATCAATCCGGATCGTCTCTGGGATTCGTTGATGGAAATGGCGAAAATCGGTCCTGGCGTCGCCGGCGGCAACAATCGCCAGACATTGACCGATGAAGACGCGGAAGGCCGTCGCCTTTTCCAGAAATGGTGCGAGGACGCCGGGCTGACGCTGGGCGTCGACAAGATGGGCACCATGTTCGCGACCCGGCCCGGCACCGACCCGGACGCGCTTCCCGTCTATGTCGGCAGCCATCTCGACACGCAGCCTACCGGCGGCAAGTATGACGGCGTGCTGGGCGTGCTGGCCGGGCTGGAGGTCGTTCGCTCCATGAACGATCTCGGCATCAGGACAAAGCATCCCATCGTGGTCACCAACTGGACCAACGAGGAAGGCGCCCGTTTCGCTCCGGCGATGGTTGCGTCCGGCGTGTTCGCCGGAGCGATCACGCTTGACTATGCCTATAGCCGGCAGGACCTCGACGGCAAGATTTTCAGCGACGAGCTGAAGCGCATCGGCTGGCTCGGCGACGAGGAAGTCGGCGCGCGCAAGATGCACGCCTATTTCGAATATCATATCGAGCAGGGACCTATCCTCGAGGCCGAGACGAAGCAGATCGGCGTCGTCACACACTGTCAGGGCCTGTGGTGGCTGGAGTTCACGCTGACCGGCCGCGAGGCGCACACCGGCTCGACGCCTATGGCGATGCGCGTCAATGCCGGGCTTGCCATGGCCCGCATCTTCGAGATGGTGCAGGCGGTGGCTATGGAAAATCAGCCGGGCGCCGTTGGCGGTGTCGGACAGGTGAAGTTCACGCCGAACTCCCGCAACGTGCTGCCGGGCAAGGTGGTCTTCACCGTCGACATCCGCACGCCGGATCAGGCGAAGCTCGACCGCATGCGTGCCACCATCGAGACGAAGGCGAAGGCGATCTGCAACGAACTGGGCGTCGGCTGCTCGGTCGAGGCCGTGGGCCATTTCGATCCCGTCACCTTCGACCCGACGCTCGTCGGCCGTGTGCGCTCCGCCGCGGAAAAGCTCGGCTACACGCATATGGACATTATCTCCGGCGCCGGACACGACGCCTGCTGGGCAGCCAAGGTCGCGCCGGCGACGATGATCTTCTGCCCCTGCGTGGGCGGTCTTTCGCACAATGAGGCGGAAGAGATCTCCAGGGACTGGGCGGCAGGCGGATGCGACGTGCTTCTGCACGCCGTGCTCGAAACGGCCGAGATCGTCACCGACTGA
- a CDS encoding cupin domain-containing protein, whose protein sequence is MSEPANATCHVIRPGEAYAGKQGLNYFAGIAAETVGSTGICMHLLTLPPGARAKAHLHESHETAIYVLSGEAHTWFGERLQHHAVTRAGEMMYIPAGVPHLPANLSDAPVSAVIARTDPNEQESVVLLPHLDALVPETPKMAG, encoded by the coding sequence GTGTCCGAGCCAGCAAACGCAACCTGCCACGTCATCCGTCCCGGCGAAGCCTATGCCGGCAAGCAGGGACTGAACTATTTCGCGGGCATCGCGGCGGAGACCGTCGGCTCCACCGGCATCTGCATGCACCTTTTGACGCTGCCGCCCGGCGCCCGCGCCAAGGCGCATCTGCACGAAAGCCACGAAACGGCGATCTATGTGCTGTCGGGCGAGGCGCACACCTGGTTCGGCGAGCGGTTGCAGCATCATGCCGTCACCCGGGCCGGCGAGATGATGTACATACCGGCCGGCGTGCCGCACCTGCCCGCCAATCTCAGCGACGCGCCGGTCTCGGCCGTCATAGCCCGCACGGACCCGAACGAACAGGAAAGCGTGGTGCTGCTGCCGCATCTCGACGCGCTGGTGCCCGAAACGCCGAAGATGGCTGGATGA
- a CDS encoding ABC transporter ATP-binding protein, translating to MTGQPSVVSASRLGLTFATNDGPVQALSNVDLSIGKGEFVSFIGPSGCGKTTFLRTIADLEQPTAGAITVNGMTPEEARKRRAYGYVFQAAALLPWRTIEKNVALPLEVMGVSGSEQKARVKRMLELVNLAGFEKKFPWQLSGGMQQRASIARALAFDADLLLMDEPFGALDEIVRDHLNEQLLKLWAATDKTICFVTHSIPEAVYLSTRIVVMSPRPGRVTDVIESTLPKERPLDIRETPEFLEIAARVREGLRAGHSYED from the coding sequence ATGACCGGCCAGCCTTCCGTCGTTTCCGCGAGCAGGCTCGGGCTCACCTTTGCCACCAATGACGGGCCGGTGCAGGCCCTTTCCAACGTCGATCTGTCGATCGGCAAGGGCGAGTTCGTGTCCTTCATCGGCCCTTCCGGATGCGGCAAGACGACCTTCCTCCGCACCATCGCGGACCTCGAACAGCCGACGGCAGGCGCCATCACCGTCAACGGCATGACGCCGGAGGAGGCGCGCAAACGCCGCGCCTACGGCTATGTCTTCCAGGCGGCGGCCCTGCTGCCGTGGCGCACCATCGAGAAGAATGTCGCGCTGCCGCTGGAGGTGATGGGCGTTTCCGGAAGCGAGCAGAAGGCGCGCGTGAAGCGCATGCTCGAACTGGTCAATCTCGCCGGCTTCGAGAAGAAATTTCCATGGCAGCTTTCGGGGGGCATGCAGCAGCGCGCCTCGATCGCCCGCGCTCTCGCCTTCGACGCGGACCTGCTGCTCATGGACGAACCCTTCGGCGCGCTGGACGAGATCGTGCGCGATCACCTCAACGAACAGTTGCTCAAGCTCTGGGCGGCGACCGACAAGACGATCTGCTTCGTCACCCATTCGATCCCCGAGGCGGTGTATCTTTCCACCCGCATCGTGGTGATGTCGCCGCGACCCGGCCGGGTCACCGACGTCATCGAATCGACATTGCCGAAGGAGCGTCCGCTCGACATACGCGAGACGCCGGAATTCCTGGAGATCGCCGCCCGCGTCCGCGAGGGCCTCAGAGCAGGGCACAGCTATGAGGATTGA
- a CDS encoding ABC transporter permease has translation MTIFREKIWPVLSILLVLVAVWYVAAVFMNAPFQRDMNQRGGVTPGTMEFIGQTLSQPKPTLPAPHQVAQNVFENTFLRKVTSNRSLVYHSWVTLSSTVLGFAFGTVLGILIAVGIIHTKALERSLMPWIIASQTIPILAIAPMIIVVLAAVNVTGIIPKAMISTYLSFFPVAVGMVKGLRSPDLMHLDLMHTYSATRAQTFWKLRVPASVPFLFASMKVAIAASLVGAIVGELPTGAVAGIGSKLLAGSYYSQTIDIWAALVAGSVVAALLVTLVGIVGRLVERAMGARLA, from the coding sequence ATGACCATCTTCCGCGAAAAGATCTGGCCGGTCCTGTCGATCCTGCTGGTGCTGGTCGCGGTCTGGTATGTCGCGGCGGTGTTCATGAACGCGCCGTTCCAGCGGGACATGAACCAGCGCGGCGGCGTGACGCCCGGAACGATGGAGTTCATCGGCCAGACGCTCTCGCAGCCCAAACCCACCCTGCCGGCGCCGCATCAGGTGGCGCAGAACGTCTTCGAGAACACCTTCCTGCGCAAGGTGACCAGCAACCGCAGCCTCGTCTACCATTCCTGGGTGACGCTTTCCTCGACCGTGCTCGGCTTCGCCTTCGGCACCGTGCTGGGCATCCTGATCGCCGTGGGCATCATCCACACCAAGGCGCTGGAACGCAGCCTGATGCCGTGGATCATCGCCTCGCAGACGATCCCGATCCTCGCCATCGCGCCGATGATCATCGTCGTGCTGGCGGCCGTGAACGTCACCGGCATCATCCCCAAGGCGATGATCTCCACGTATCTCTCGTTCTTTCCCGTGGCGGTCGGGATGGTGAAGGGATTGCGTTCGCCGGACCTCATGCATCTCGACCTGATGCACACCTACAGCGCGACCAGGGCGCAGACTTTCTGGAAGCTGCGCGTGCCGGCGTCGGTGCCGTTTCTGTTCGCCTCGATGAAGGTCGCGATCGCCGCCAGCCTCGTCGGCGCCATCGTCGGCGAACTGCCGACCGGCGCGGTGGCCGGCATCGGCTCGAAGCTGCTCGCCGGTTCCTACTACAGCCAGACGATCGACATATGGGCTGCACTCGTGGCCGGATCTGTCGTCGCAGCGCTTCTGGTGACTTTGGTCGGCATCGTCGGCCGGCTGGTCGAACGCGCCATGGGAGCGCGGCTGGCATGA
- a CDS encoding ABC transporter permease: MSFVRPSWQAVLAIVLCFAAMALPAMSSLELDARANPTATIDYPFLGTAGLIRILLIVGAAASMARLSALGEATILFFAAHAAAWLLLTGIAGYEGTALAPFFLLVAAGWLLAWRLVTVLSSIKTGNRALDGVLRLVIPAIFGVWLLIIWEALTRGFGIPFVLLPPPSAIGARIANSLPILFADVRQTIFKAVLAGYVLGCVSGFVVAILADRIGFLRRGLLPIGNMVSALPIIGVAPIMVMWFGFDWPSKAAVVVIMTFFPMLVNTVTGLAASGAMERDLMRTYASSYWQTLFKLRLPAAAPFIFNALKINSTLALIGAIVAEFFGTPVVGMGFRISTEVGRMNIDMVWAEIAVAAVAGSVFYGIVALVERVVTFWHPSVRGG, from the coding sequence ATGAGTTTTGTCCGCCCGTCCTGGCAGGCCGTTCTCGCCATCGTGCTCTGCTTCGCCGCGATGGCGCTGCCGGCCATGAGTTCGCTGGAACTCGACGCGCGCGCCAATCCGACGGCGACCATCGACTATCCGTTCCTCGGCACCGCAGGCCTGATCCGCATCCTGCTGATCGTCGGTGCGGCCGCCTCGATGGCGCGGCTGTCGGCTCTGGGAGAGGCCACGATCCTGTTTTTCGCGGCGCATGCCGCAGCGTGGCTGCTGTTGACGGGCATTGCCGGCTACGAGGGAACCGCGCTCGCGCCGTTCTTCCTGCTCGTTGCGGCCGGCTGGCTTCTTGCCTGGCGTCTCGTCACGGTGCTGTCCTCCATCAAGACCGGCAATCGTGCGCTCGACGGGGTGCTGCGCCTCGTCATCCCGGCGATCTTCGGCGTGTGGCTGTTGATCATCTGGGAAGCGCTGACGCGCGGCTTCGGCATTCCGTTCGTGCTGCTGCCGCCGCCCAGCGCCATTGGCGCGCGCATCGCGAATTCCTTGCCCATCCTGTTTGCGGATGTGCGGCAGACCATCTTCAAGGCGGTGCTGGCCGGCTATGTGCTCGGCTGCGTATCCGGTTTCGTGGTGGCGATCCTTGCGGACCGCATCGGTTTCCTGCGGCGCGGGCTTCTGCCCATCGGCAACATGGTGTCGGCGCTGCCGATCATCGGCGTCGCGCCGATCATGGTGATGTGGTTCGGCTTCGACTGGCCCTCGAAAGCCGCCGTCGTGGTCATCATGACGTTCTTCCCGATGCTGGTGAACACGGTGACCGGGCTGGCCGCCAGCGGCGCAATGGAGCGCGACCTGATGCGCACCTACGCTTCCTCCTATTGGCAGACGCTGTTCAAGCTGCGTCTGCCGGCGGCCGCGCCGTTCATCTTCAACGCCTTGAAAATAAACTCCACTTTGGCTTTGATCGGCGCTATCGTCGCGGAATTCTTCGGGACGCCCGTGGTGGGCATGGGCTTCCGGATCTCCACCGAGGTCGGCCGCATGAACATCGACATGGTCTGGGCCGAAATCGCTGTCGCAGCGGTCGCCGGCTCGGTGTTTTATGGCATCGTCGCCCTCGTCGAGCGGGTGGTGACGTTCTGGCATCCGTCTGTCCGCGGGGGATAG